In Cyclopterus lumpus isolate fCycLum1 chromosome 5, fCycLum1.pri, whole genome shotgun sequence, the genomic stretch CGTATTGTGCTCGAGCAGCCTAAAATAAACCTTCAGTGCCTGTAAGTAATTATCAACCCCAATGTCAACACAGGTACATTTTGTTTGTCCTCGCCACGCCTACCCGAAGACAAACATGAGCACAACAGTACAAGTGGAACGAGCCCACATTCCTTCAACAGAGACGTACTGTACTGCGATGTCACCGGGGCACTCCTGTGTTTGAGCATTCCTTGTTTGGCACAAATCATCATTCAACATGTACATGGCAAAATAGGACAAGAGGTCTTTAATTCCTACCTGAAGTTGACCTTGCCCTGAATCAGCCCGGCACCAGTTACAGTCAGTACTCCGCTCACCGGGTAAGAAAATGGGTTGGTGAAGGTCACTATGGCAACCTGCTCTTTGTTAGGCACAATGGAGTCTGCATCTACAATCTGAAGGACAAAAGAAGTTAGTAAACCCTGATAATTACCTTCAAATAACTCAGAAACGCCACTTCACACCACAGGTTTAACacgttgtatttttttctgaatagcaggtgtgtgcatgcgtgtgtgagaATATAGTGAAAGTGTGGAAGGTTACATTTACAGTTTCAAGCCATTTCAAGCACTTTCAAGAGCTGCATGGCACATTTCATTGTAGAATGTGTgcaatgacaaaatatttcCTAAAACTCTTAAGCtgctgcaccacacacacacacacacacacacacacacatcagagaagTAAATATTCTAGATGCCGTGCGAATAATTTCAtacattatttctttgtttggCAATACATATTTGgtatgttacatttttttgcaaaaaaattgTGTTAAACTTATGCATGTTTGAACAATTTGAAATACAATACCTGCATGGCGAGCTGCGGGCTGGCGATATTGAACTCCTCTGAGGCCAGGACTCGCTCATGACTGGCCAGGTCCTCCAGGACGACTGCGAGGTTGATGACGTCGTCGCCCACCACATCCTCATACTCTGCTGGGAGGATCTGCTGGTGAATGACCTTGACTGGAAAGacacagggagaaagagaaagaaattcAAAACCACAATCTCTCAGAAGTGAAAGTTTGAGTCTGTAGATGAGGTTTAAAAGTGTTAAAATGTACCCTCCATGGGTGCCAGTTGTACGACACCGTGGCTTTCCCAGAAGGTGTCCGAGGGGCTGTGGTTGTATTCTTTCGCCTGGGCGTTCAGATGCACTTTAATCCTCTTGGCCACCCTGTGCTTGTTCATCACTTTCACCGTGAAGTGGACCGGCTCTCCGGCAACAGGAGCTTTATCCAGGTCCAGGACCACCAGCACGCCCTTGGATGAGCCTGTGAAATGATCATGAAGAAAGCCAGCGCATGAGATGACACGTGTTTGAACGGATGACCAGTCGGATTATTGTATTCAAAATTCTAATATACCTGACGTTGAGTCCTCTGACATTGTGGAACTTCTGGATTGAAGTGTTGAATTCGGGCCTGTATTAGCAAGATCGAAAGAAAAACGTAAGTATTCATGCCTTAGAGCAAACATTGAGCCgcttgatgaatgaatgaatgatgaatggCTCGTACTTTTGATGTATTTGTAGTCTCCTGTGATGTTCTGGTATCTGTGGAAGCCCACCGCTTTGGTGCAGATGAGGGAGCCCACTCTCTCCGTGTCCTTGCTGTGGCTGACCACCCGACCCTTGCTCACTAAAAATGCGTGGACGTCGGCGTTCACCTCGGCGTAGACAAAAGGGATGTCAAAGAACAGGTCGATACGCCGATCCTTGATTGCTTTGACCGGGGCTGGGCCGCAGCAGTACACTCCTAGAAtgaaaagaaggaggaaaagcaAGCTTATGGCAATGTTTGGTCAAGAGAACAAGTTCAAACGTGAACAAAGAAGTGAAGGATTTGTCGCACACCTCCGCTCCTCTCTTGGGGGGTCGGGTCCAAAACCTGCCAGCCTTCCATTCCTGGTCCCAGATCCCGGCGATTCATCCAGCACTCCACCCACACATGGAAGTTCCTGTAGAGAAGAGACAAGATAACATGTCACAAAGCATGCATAGGCTTGCTTCTCAAAGCGTAATAAACTGTGTTCTCAGGCTTATTAAACTGAGAACTCTGCCAAGGAACTCTCAGAACTGAAagtcgtaaaaaaaatataaaaagagagTTTAAAAAGCCAGTGGGCATTTTCACAAAAAAGTGTGGATCATATTCGCCATGTGAAATCATTAAAAAGGTAAATCCCCACTGACCATATGCTGTCTTTGCTGTGCTTCAGCTTCTGCCCCGTCTCGCTGTAGTATTCCTCAATCACCAGGTTGTCGTTGGTATCGTGAGCGGAGTTGAAGTTTGTGACAACGCGGCAAGGAATGCCAAGAACTCTcatgactggaaaaaaaaacaaacacacacagacgcagaaCGTCGAACACACCGATCAACAAATCTGAACATTGCGTAATGGAAATAATTAACATCCGTGCGTGCGAGACTTCCTTGACATCAATCATGACAAAGTATAGTGCTTGCTGTCGTAAAGACAAAAGACTGTTTGACTTTATTTCCGTTTAGATTGATCATGAAATAATCACCTGTGCACATGACGGCTGCAAAAACCCAGCACTGCCCATACTTGACTGGGCTGTAGCCGGAGTCGGCCCACTGTGTCAAGATGTCTCCGCTCCCAGTCCACAAGGAGGGGTTCACTCCTTCCTTGAAGTCCCCTTCCCATTTCCCCGTCAGCACACCGCGGTCGTCTTGACTGTTGATCTGAACATTAAAAGAGAAGATAAATTCAGTTCCCCAACACGTTATAAAGCAAACTGGGACACCTCACATCTTCCCAGGTGATTGTGATACCTCTGCGGCAATTTAATAACCTGTTACGGTGTgccatttttttattacattgcAGAAGGggtgtgtttatctgtttatCTGCAGATCACAGTGTTCCAGTTCAAGCTCCAGCATGCTTTCTGACAAGCAGAAGGACGCTCACATTGTCATGcaaagttaataaaaaaacatcggCGAAACAGAACGCTGCCGTCTAGTGATTTATGCACATTGTGAACTTCTATATTCGtggttgtgtttttaaactctTTTCGCACTCACCATGGCAGACACGACCCGGCTGATGTAGATGGGGCTGTTTCTATTCAGGTAGTCCATGTTTCTGTTCTTTTGGTGCTGAGGGCTGACTTGGAGCAGATTCAGGCACGCCTCCAGAACACCGGGCTCAAACTACACAGGGAGAAGGAATAAGAGAAtcacaatcaacattttatgACAATTTGGTGCATATTCTAATAGACGAATACATGCCTAATGTGTAATCCAATTTAAGGATTAAGCACATGAAACGTTCCTTGAGGCAAACTTTGTGATTTGTTATAGTGGGGCTGCAGAAATTAAATTGACGTCACATGAAATGCAATCAAATACAACAGTAGCACAATAAATACTACATGTATTACTTAATGAAAATCAACAGTCTAAAGCTCTGTTCGAAATCGCATCACAACATGCTATTCATAGGATGACATCACTTTGAGTCACATGCCTAGATGTTCACTAAATTATAGTATAAATTAGTTTATTGGACATATTCAACTGACCCAAAATGCATTGTGTCTCTTCAGACTGTGACGCAGACAGTAAAAATAATCAACCAGTTGGATAAAAGTGACGTCATTTAGTACGCAGCATGCTCTCCATAATGAGACATAACCACAGAGTTGAGTCACCACCTCCGCTGCAAACAAGCTGgtgatttccttttcttttctttttttcttattgaaCATTTGCAAAAGTTCTGATCAACAGATATGTTTTACAAATTCTTTTAAATACCTGATCAAAGGACCATGGCCTTGACACAATATTTATAGATGTCCCTATAAACAGCAGGCCGGAGTCATTCTGGATGTACTCTTCTCTCTGGTCCTCAAAGGGAATATACACAGCATCCTCTGCAAGAAACcaacacaaaaagacatttagCACATCGACTCCATAcaccacaaatatatatttgttttctccgtttatatgtatttgttttctggCACCAGACATTTACTCTGATGAATCTTCACCTCTCAGGTATGATTCACTCTGCATAGCAGAGGCCAGACGTCCATAAAAAGAACTAATATGAGAGTAAAAGTGATGACTGTATGCAATACATCATCGTGAACTCCCTTGACTCACCTCGACACCAGGGGTTACACAGCAGGATGAATTTGCTGAACGCGCAGGTCTTCTTTACGCCCTGACTGAACACATACAGCTGGAATCCGTAGGAACCCACGGCGGCGGaggcaggagaggagatgaataTGGAGGGGTTCTGGAGGTCCAGGTCCTCTGGGTCAATGTAAGCTTTCCAACGGCGGGGAGAAACCTTCTTGGAGAAAGTGACGGGCATTATCACATACCGGCGGcctgaggagagaagagaggcaaTTAAGCAAAGGGATTTTAAGTTGTGGTTCAGAGTGGTCGCACACGAGAGCCGTTCATCCCCAAGCAATCTAAATCTAGACTACCTAGCATCACTTTGATCCTCAGAGAGTCGGTCTTGGGGTCGAAGGCTCGGCCCTCCAGCTGCACGCCGACTCTGATCGGGGCCCCTCTTCGCACCACCAGGGTCTTGGAGCCGCTGAAGCCCTCCGTCCTGTGCCTCTCCAGGTTTTTGGATTCCTCCAAgttgacattttgtattttcaagTCTGCaagtggagaggaagaaaaacaaaatgaagatactgctgaataaaaagaaaaagtgtttacCTGCAAATAGAAACAGAACGATCGAGAACCAAAAGTGAGGAACGCTCCAGTGAACTGATAAACCGACAAACGAGGAGAGAACAAATTGCTTGGAGACAAATCTCACCTTccatttgttgttgtctctctctctctcgcaatGTAATATATCCCTGCTTTCTCCCTCTGCTGCTATATAAACCTTTGCCCCACCCACAAGGTGGGGCAAAGCCTTTCCCATGCAATAGTATCGAATTAAACTGGTTTTCTTTAATTGTTACTAAGACCTTCAAGTTATGTGAATGAAAACACACCCCTCTTGAGGTAAACGGTGACATGCGTAAAGCCTGACGTGAGCAATCAGACTCACCCAGAGGAAGAACATGGACTACCATAGTTTGTTGGGTGTAAACACTTGGAATATGCTGCAAGTTGTGTAATGCAGATTCCAGACCTGTAGACCCATGCAGCCCACTCACAACTGGCTTTAAAGACTCCTCCCATCCATTTGTTTGACTCGTATTGACTTATTGGTTAATTGATACATCACTTAAGTTGTTAAGCATACTCTGTTTGTCCCAGCCAAAAGATCACTAAACTACCACTAACTAGATTTTATTGAACAGGTATTGTTTTGATCCAATTCTGAACATTCCTCAAGTCAACAAGGCAAAAGTCCTTACATGTCATTTAATTGgtaatatagttttttttaaagagaggcACAACTAGTATATTTTCTATCTCTACACACAGACGCCCTTTAATCCACAAGGCCACAGTGACTTTGTGACTTCTGCCCCAGAGCAGATGCATGCCTCAAAGATCAAATATCTGTATTGCGCAAATCATGTGTGAGTGGTAGAGTAGTCATCCACTGAAAATGTAATGTTCAGCATATTTGAGTGGGTGGCATTTTTGGATATAGACTTGATGTGACGACAAGGATCGTTGCTTTGTCTATTTATGTAGCAGGTCTCTCCATATCAGTTATATATTAATACTTGAGAACACCTTTTAAActaaaacattaaagaaatgcGAGAACAATATTTAGTAATACCCTGCAAGCACTTTGAACAATGTCAGGATGTTGAGCCTGTCCTCCACTTTGTTCCGAACAGAAATATTACACTAATTATCGGATGGATTGCTATGTAAATTATGAATTTTATTCACACTTTATGTTCATTCTGTCACACAGTACTGCTATGATGACCTTTGCACCTTCAGTATCACTCAACGTCTGAGCAAAGAAACTTCAAGACAACTATCTATTTCGTCGGTTGCTTCGCAACCGGGAAAACTACAGATAAAAAGAGCTCATTTGCTTTAGATACTGTTGGGTTCATTTATTAAAAGAACACTTACGCTTTAGTTTAGCAATAACTACTTTAATTTCAAATGCAATTAGTGGAGCCGagattcaaaaaaaaaaaaactgtggcAAAGTACAGAAATTACAatgaaaatactcaagtaaaagtaaataCACAAATGTATCAAGCACAGAACGTGATGCTGCATTCAAAGGCAATAAAGTTGAATAAACCTTTATGGTAGTGACTGAGTTGGAGCTCAATGCCTTTTGGATgaatatcacattttaaaactgaTAATTAAGCCTTTTGGAGAAAAAACACCAGGAATCCGGTTTGACTCAAAACACAATTTCATTCAGTcttcattaaatatataattatggCACACCTTCGGCTTTTAAACATCATAGATATTAGTACATTGACAATAACTTCAACAAGCACATCCATTATTTAAAATTGAATTTTAGTTTCAAACGTTTTAGTCGGTTTTAAATcatctttttgtcttttgttctgTGGCAGCAGTATTTATTTAGTGACATAGCactggtaataaaaaaaaaaatcacagaaatTACcaacagaattttttttttaaacagtaaaaCTGCAAAATCTGCTGTTTCTGTTCAGCACCAACATTTGACATAACAATGACGTAGTCGGTGGGAGGAAGAACTCCAGACTATTTCAGCATTCCTCTGGGGGTCAGAGGGTGCTCAAAAACCTAACTTCTCTTCGAGTATTGTAAACTAGTTACGTTTCCAACAACAAAAATGGCCTCACAAATTTGAAATGCAGAGGATGTTATGGACAAGGTTTTGTGTACATTTCACAGTATTGTAGCTGACTTAATGGAAAGAAATGCATCGTGGAGCTCGTGGCCGGCGGAGAGACTCCAGAACCGGAGCTGCCGAGAGCAAAGGAGCGAAGCTGTAATGCGCTGCCAGTGACAATGTGGAAAATAATGGTTGTTGTCGCCGTCTATGAAGCTTctgtattgttattgtattgCCTGCACAAGTATAGGCACAACTTGGCTACACCAGGTTTGGCAGAGCGTCAGAAGCTCAGGCACAATGCATTCTGGTACATGTAGGAACTGGCTGCACAGCTCGACGAGCAAAACAATTATAATCTGCTCTCTCAGTCAATGTACTCCATCTACCATAAACACTGATTGGACCTCCAGATAAAAGGTTACATGTTTCCTTTAAAGCAGATTTTGTCTCATAGCAGATATTATGGTCTCCATTTCACTGGAAATTTGGTGCGAGTTGACACACAAGATTTACAGTTgtcaattaataaaacattaagaTACAAAAACCTGCCCTATAATCCGAAGGAACATTCAatcatttttgtaatattaataattatttaaaaaattacTAACTCATGTATTGTAGGAGCTGGTCCATAATGAGAACAACTACTTAATTTCTAAGCAGCAGTCCTTGGCTTATTATAAACAAGGAAGTCTGTGATGTCATGCCACACATTGCTGTCATGGTAAAGGTAGTTcatggaggactgcagtgaGGGCTGGAGCGTGTGAGGGTAATATTCAAACAGCCACAAGACAACGCCCCACACAAGCGTGGCAAAGAGAGGGAACGGGTCATGTTTAGGCTGGGGGATGAGTCCCTTCTCTACAGCCAGCCGAGAGAGGGCGAACAGGATCCGGGACAGCAAGTACATGTTGATCTAGAGAAGAGCAAAAAGCGTTTTAACTGACTGAACACTTGCGCCGTCTTGAGTTTATGTGACGATGTGTCTTGTTGATGTACGGATAGGATCAAGAGGCATAATCATACCTGGCTAttgatgttgttgttatctCCGAACACTAACCATCCTCCAACACAGGCGGCGAGAAAGGCGTGAGACTGCAAACTCTTTCCCTGGCATCTCTCCTGCAAGGCTTGCAGTCCTTTGTATGTGAACACAAAGCACGCCAGGTTGCGGGAGTGGGTGTACGTGGCCTTCAGAATGGCTCTGAGCTTGTCCTTCAAActagagagaaggaaggagaggggggggggggagagagagagagagacgacgaCAGTGTTGAGACTTTAGAGACGAGCTTTGTGAAAGCAAGGgactgtttctttaaaaaataaaaagtcactgCTCAAATCCTTACCTGCCACTTCTGAAGAGAAATGTCATTACCAGAGCATGTGGTGCTCTGATTTTGGCCCCATATCTGAATGgagaaatacatatatagtgTCAACAATGTCGGTGCTGTTTGGAAACACAACTGGCTACAAAACACGGTCAAACATCCACGGTGCTGCTCGTGCAGCTAATACTATTTAATGCGTTGCCACCGGGGCTCCAAGCTGCTGTAGACCGCCACCACTGCACTACAGCTGTTAGCTACTAGCTAACCTAGCTATGTGGTGCAGGGGTTAACTATACAACGTTAAGTTAAGTTAACATATTAATATGTTCACTTACACGGCGCCGTTTCTGAATCCCTTCAACACTGCCAACGCAGCTTTGTACTTCTCTTGCTGCAGTAGGTTGTTGACAGTGTACAGAAGAGTGTTAATCAGATCAGGACCTGCCATGATTGGCAATACAGTCGACCGGACACTATTCCATGTTGCACACGTTCCAGCACGGTGTGTCACAGCAAATATGGACCGCAGTGCAGCATCATAGCTTGAGGTTCCTATGTAAACTGGGCTacgatttgtgttttttaaagtgtgcgTTTTGTGAATTAACAATTTATGTTAAAAGTTTGAAGTCCAATTTTTAAGTTGAACTGATTATCTGTGTGAACGAATTAAATAAATTAGGCTAGAGAGGAATGCATAACTGTTTTGCAGTGGTTGGATTATTCAGATCGCTTTAACTTAAATACTAATACTAAACTTTAAATACTCCACTACAAGTAAACATCCTGCATTCAATACTGTCATAATGCAAAAGTGTAttatcagtaaaaaaaagtaaaattaatTGCGCAGTAAAATGTTACCCATCAGTGTTTAACTATTAggaaagaagaagcaggagaaaTAAATAGGAGGATGTTCTTAACACATTAAGGAACatttcatcattcagtttatcagaaacattcacattcaaaaacacacatttttttggaGATATGGTTTTCCCTGGTCAGCGAGTGTATGAAAATCATTTAAACctgaaaagtaactaaagctgtcgtGTAGTAAACAGTACAATAGCTGCCTCTGAGATGTTACagagtagaagtataaaacCTCATTATATTGAAATACTGTGTTCACCGTGCTGCATCTGCCAAAGGTTACAGAAGTATCAGCTACCATATCGCCTTCAGTATGAGTAAGTATTCACATCCTTTACTTTAGTAAAGTCATGCATCTAAaatgttattgtattattttataagAATTA encodes the following:
- the tgm5l gene encoding transglutaminase 5, like, translating into MEDLKIQNVNLEESKNLERHRTEGFSGSKTLVVRRGAPIRVGVQLEGRAFDPKTDSLRIKVMLGRRYVIMPVTFSKKVSPRRWKAYIDPEDLDLQNPSIFISSPASAAVGSYGFQLYVFSQGVKKTCAFSKFILLCNPWCREDAVYIPFEDQREEYIQNDSGLLFIGTSINIVSRPWSFDQFEPGVLEACLNLLQVSPQHQKNRNMDYLNRNSPIYISRVVSAMINSQDDRGVLTGKWEGDFKEGVNPSLWTGSGDILTQWADSGYSPVKYGQCWVFAAVMCTVMRVLGIPCRVVTNFNSAHDTNDNLVIEEYYSETGQKLKHSKDSIWNFHVWVECWMNRRDLGPGMEGWQVLDPTPQERSGGVYCCGPAPVKAIKDRRIDLFFDIPFVYAEVNADVHAFLVSKGRVVSHSKDTERVGSLICTKAVGFHRYQNITGDYKYIKSPNSTLQSRSSTMSEDSTSGSSKGVLVVLDLDKAPVAGEPVHFTVKVMNKHRVAKRIKVHLNAQAKEYNHSPSDTFWESHGVVQLAPMEVKVIHQQILPAEYEDVVGDDVINLAVVLEDLASHERVLASEEFNIASPQLAMQIVDADSIVPNKEQVAIVTFTNPFSYPVSGVLTVTGAGLIQGKVNFRMLPLRPGGSVTQRIIFIPNKVGTKMLQARLSLSGISSAIRGFKMVLVSRA
- the pxmp4 gene encoding peroxisomal membrane protein 4; this encodes MAGPDLINTLLYTVNNLLQQEKYKAALAVLKGFRNGAVYGAKIRAPHALVMTFLFRSGSLKDKLRAILKATYTHSRNLACFVFTYKGLQALQERCQGKSLQSHAFLAACVGGWLVFGDNNNINSQINMYLLSRILFALSRLAVEKGLIPQPKHDPFPLFATLVWGVVLWLFEYYPHTLQPSLQSSMNYLYHDSNVWHDITDFLVYNKPRTAA